The window GAGGAGTGGGTTGTACGATATTCTGCTGTAGTGGGTTTGCAGTCCCTAGCTGATGCGATCGCTGCTAGCCATCCAGATTGGCGATCGCAAATCCTGACCTATCTAGAACGAGCTATGGCTCATGATCAAAGCTGGGCTGTGCGGGCTAGAAGTTGCATGGCGAAACAATATCTTCAAGAGCAAACAGTCGCTGCTGCCTCAAGGCCAGAAGAACAAGCCTCTCCCCTGTCAGCGACGGACTGGCAACATATATTGACTGGGCTGTATGATCGCAAGGCGCGTGAACGCTCTGTACTAGCAGAAGGTGACCCACGGCGCTACCAGGAACTGGCTTTATCGCTGACATCAAATCTTTAGGGCAGCTACCTAGCCACCGATTTGAGACATGGTACGAGTGTAAGCAGCTCCGGCTGTGCCAGAGTTCCGTTGCTTGAAGTTAATCTCTGGTTTGAGGGCTAGTAAAGCTTGTACCTGTTGGCGAAGATAGGTAGGGCTAACCCCAGATCGCAGAGCTGTGCGTAAATCCAGTTGGCCTGTTTCATTCAGCAAGCAGGGACGTAGCCAACCATCGGCAGAGAGGCGCATCCGGTTGCAGCGATCGCAAAAACACTCAGACATTTGACTAATAAACCCTAGAGTGCCCTTAGCCCCAGGAATGCGAAACACATCAGCGGGGCCGTTTCCTACCACGGTGCTAGATTCTAGTCCCCAACGATTGCGAATTTGTTGGCGCAGGTCTTCTGAGGCAATCCACCCCCGATCGCGAAACAATGCTTCGTTGCCGATGGGCATGAACTCAATAAACCGCACATGCCACTGGCGGTCAATACTCAAGGCAGCTAAATCTAACACTTCATGGTCATTGACACCAGGAATGACTACTACATTGAGCTTTAGAGGATCAAACCCTACCCGATGAGCTGCCTGAATGCCCTCCCACACCTGTTGCCAGCGCATGGGCTTACCAACTATCTGGGCAAACACTTCTGGATCTAGAGAGTCTAAACTGATGTTGATCCGACGTAGCCCCGCGTCGTACAGAGCCTGAGCCTTGTCAGCTAGCAGATAGGCGTTGGTGGTCATTGACAAGTCTTGCACTTGGGGCAAGGCAGCGATCGCTCTCACCAAATCCACCACACCAGGACGCAATAGTGGCTCACCCCCGGTCAGTCGAAAGCGGGTAAAACCCAGGGGGATAAACACCTCCTGGAGCAAGGTAATCAGTTCGGGATGGGTCAGCAACTGCTGATTCAGCACATACTGTAGATCTGCACCGTCAGGCATACAATACTGACAGCGGAAGTTACACCGATCAATGAGACTAATGCGTAAGTAGTCAACTGGGTTTAGCACATTAGGCAGGGCGTTCAGCAGTGAACAATAAAATAAATGACTTATAGTATAGACTCCAGCGAGTTGAGTCGTGCCATCGAGTAAGGGCTGTGGTACATTGCAAAAGAATAATTGCGTTTCATGTGACGAAACTACTATGCACCGTGCCAGTGGCATCCTTCTTCATCCTACTTCCCTACCTGGACGTTATGGCATTGGTGATTTGGGATCAACCGCCTACGAGTTTGTGGATTTCTTAGCTCGATCGCATCAGCAACTGTGGCAGGTGTTGCCACTAGGGCCAACGGGCTACGGAAATTCTCCCTACTTGTGTTATTCGGCGTTAGCGGGTAATCCGTTGTTGATTAGCCCCGAAATCTTGATGCGAGAAGGCTGGTTACGGGCTGAAGATTTGGAGGGGTTTCCTCATTTCCCTGATGATCGTGTCGATTATGACCTGATTGCTCCCTATCGCTATGCACTATTTAAGACTGCTAGCTTGCGGTTCAAATCAGAGGCAACACCAGAGCAGTGGCAAGCCTTTGAGCAGTTTTGTCAGCAGAAGGCTGGCTGGCTAGAGGATTATAGTCTGTTCATGGCCTTGAAGGATACTGACCAAGATTCAACCTGGAACCAGTGGGAACCAGCGATCGCCCAGCGCCTGCCTACAGCCCTAGAGCAGGCACGTCAGCAGTTGGTCGATGGCATCTACTTTCACAAATATCTTCAATTTGAGTTCTTTCGTCAGTGGATTGCCCTCAAGACTTACGCTAACGATCGCAACATTCAAATCATTGGTGACTTACCCATCTATGTTGCCCATGACAGTGCCGACGTGTGGGCTAATCCTCAAAATTTTTGCCTGGATAGGGAAACTGGTGAGGTAGCTCTAATGGCGGGGGTTCCACCGGATTATTTCAGTGAAACAGGACAACTGTGGGGTAACCCGGTTTATGATTGGCAAGTTTTGCAAGATAGTCAATTTGCTTGGTGGATCGATCGCTTTCAGGGCATGTTAGCCCTTACTGACTGGATCCGAATTGACCATTTTCGAGGGTTTCAAGCCTACTGGGCAGTGCCCCATGGTGAAACAACTGCCATTCATGGTGAATGGATTGAGGCTCCTGGTGAGGCATTTTTCCGGACTGTGAAACAAGTCCTAGGAGATTTGCCAATCTTGGCGGAAGATTTGGGCGACATTAGCCCAGATGTTATTGCCCTGCGCGATCAATTTGGCCTCCCCGGCATGAAGGTATTACAATTTGCCTTTGAGTCTGACAGTGCTAATCCTT of the Cyanobacteriota bacterium genome contains:
- the moaA gene encoding GTP 3',8-cyclase MoaA: MLNPVDYLRISLIDRCNFRCQYCMPDGADLQYVLNQQLLTHPELITLLQEVFIPLGFTRFRLTGGEPLLRPGVVDLVRAIAALPQVQDLSMTTNAYLLADKAQALYDAGLRRINISLDSLDPEVFAQIVGKPMRWQQVWEGIQAAHRVGFDPLKLNVVVIPGVNDHEVLDLAALSIDRQWHVRFIEFMPIGNEALFRDRGWIASEDLRQQIRNRWGLESSTVVGNGPADVFRIPGAKGTLGFISQMSECFCDRCNRMRLSADGWLRPCLLNETGQLDLRTALRSGVSPTYLRQQVQALLALKPEINFKQRNSGTAGAAYTRTMSQIGG
- the malQ gene encoding 4-alpha-glucanotransferase codes for the protein MHRASGILLHPTSLPGRYGIGDLGSTAYEFVDFLARSHQQLWQVLPLGPTGYGNSPYLCYSALAGNPLLISPEILMREGWLRAEDLEGFPHFPDDRVDYDLIAPYRYALFKTASLRFKSEATPEQWQAFEQFCQQKAGWLEDYSLFMALKDTDQDSTWNQWEPAIAQRLPTALEQARQQLVDGIYFHKYLQFEFFRQWIALKTYANDRNIQIIGDLPIYVAHDSADVWANPQNFCLDRETGEVALMAGVPPDYFSETGQLWGNPVYDWQVLQDSQFAWWIDRFQGMLALTDWIRIDHFRGFQAYWAVPHGETTAIHGEWIEAPGEAFFRTVKQVLGDLPILAEDLGDISPDVIALRDQFGLPGMKVLQFAFESDSANPFLPYNHSQNFVVYTGTHDNNTTLGWFNQDLSDYGKQRLTRYLGGLSSMGVNWDLIRLAFSSVANWAIVPLQDVIGLDQSARMNRPGTPSGNWEWRFRADMLTDEICDRLRDFTDIYGRMAVRDSSLTDQDE